In a genomic window of Dissulfuribacter thermophilus:
- the uvrB gene encoding excinuclease ABC subunit UvrB has protein sequence MENNTFKLKAPFSPSGDQPKAIEKLSQGVLAGKRHQVLLGVTGSGKTFTMANIINRCGKPTLVIAPNKTLAAQLFGELKALFPENAVEYFVSYYDYYQPEAYIPQSDTYIEKDASINEFIDRLRHSATRAVLTRRDVIIVASVSCIYGLGSPEEYEEMNLFLKKGDIRSREEIIDHLVSMLYERVDHDLRRGSFRVRGDIIDIFPSHEENRVVRVELFGDEIEEIFIIDPVTGKRTGAIQSVLIYPTSHYVTTRDRLKRAIKTIKAELEERLRELRNEKKLVEAQRLEERTNLDLEMLEELGYCPGIENYSRHLSGRKPGDPPPTLLDYFPKDFLVFIDESHITVPQIRGMFRGDRSRKQTLVDYGFRLPSALDNRPLTFEEFESMVPQVIYVSATPGPYELQQARGEVVEQIIRPTGLLDPEMVVRPATNQVDDLIGEIQKRLKKNHRVLVTTLTKRMAEELTDYLNDLGIKAKYLHSDISTIERSKIIQGLRRGDFHVLVGINLLREGLDMPEVSLVAVLDADKEGFLRSERSLIQTAGRAARNSEGLVILYGDTITESMKKALEETKRRRAIQEQYNLDHGLVPKTIMKSPKEALAALYETEEQITSETLGEKDTLYHGTDLSEGDLKKLLKKIEREMKEAAKQLDFERAAILRDQFLELRVRLESKK, from the coding sequence ATGGAAAACAATACTTTTAAATTGAAAGCGCCCTTCAGCCCCAGTGGTGATCAACCCAAGGCAATAGAAAAACTATCTCAAGGAGTACTTGCTGGCAAACGCCACCAGGTACTTTTGGGTGTCACAGGATCTGGTAAGACCTTTACTATGGCCAATATTATAAACAGGTGTGGGAAACCCACCCTAGTCATTGCGCCAAACAAGACCCTGGCAGCCCAGCTATTTGGAGAACTTAAGGCCCTATTTCCCGAGAATGCAGTGGAATATTTTGTGAGCTACTATGATTACTATCAACCAGAGGCCTACATTCCCCAATCGGATACCTACATCGAAAAAGATGCTTCTATAAATGAATTTATTGACCGATTAAGACATAGTGCCACAAGGGCAGTACTGACTAGACGCGACGTAATCATTGTCGCAAGCGTTTCCTGCATATATGGCCTAGGATCTCCGGAAGAATACGAAGAAATGAACCTTTTTCTAAAAAAAGGGGACATTCGTTCAAGGGAAGAGATTATCGATCACCTCGTTTCCATGCTTTACGAAAGGGTGGATCACGACCTTAGAAGGGGTAGCTTTAGGGTTAGGGGAGACATTATCGACATTTTCCCCTCCCATGAAGAAAACCGAGTTGTTCGAGTAGAACTATTTGGTGATGAGATAGAAGAAATATTCATAATTGATCCAGTTACTGGAAAAAGGACCGGGGCCATTCAAAGTGTACTTATTTATCCTACCAGCCACTATGTAACTACAAGGGACAGACTAAAACGCGCCATTAAGACCATAAAGGCAGAACTCGAAGAACGCCTTCGAGAGCTTAGGAATGAAAAAAAACTCGTAGAGGCCCAGCGTTTGGAAGAAAGGACAAATCTTGATTTGGAGATGCTGGAAGAATTGGGATACTGTCCCGGCATTGAAAATTATTCAAGGCATTTGTCCGGGAGAAAACCTGGTGACCCACCTCCTACTCTACTTGACTATTTCCCAAAAGACTTTCTCGTCTTCATTGACGAAAGCCACATTACTGTTCCCCAGATTAGAGGCATGTTTAGAGGCGACAGATCAAGAAAACAGACCCTAGTAGACTACGGATTCAGGCTACCTTCTGCGCTAGATAACCGTCCTCTAACATTTGAGGAATTCGAAAGCATGGTACCTCAGGTAATATATGTGTCAGCAACCCCAGGCCCGTATGAACTCCAACAGGCTAGAGGAGAAGTTGTGGAACAAATTATTAGACCCACAGGCCTTTTGGATCCTGAGATGGTGGTAAGGCCAGCTACTAATCAAGTTGACGATCTTATTGGTGAAATTCAGAAACGACTCAAAAAAAATCACAGGGTCCTTGTCACCACCCTCACTAAACGCATGGCAGAAGAACTTACAGATTATTTAAATGACTTGGGTATAAAGGCCAAGTACCTCCATTCAGACATCTCTACCATTGAACGGAGCAAAATTATCCAGGGACTTAGGAGGGGGGATTTTCATGTCCTTGTAGGCATAAACCTCTTGAGAGAGGGGCTCGACATGCCCGAGGTATCCCTTGTGGCAGTACTCGATGCAGATAAAGAAGGCTTTTTGAGATCAGAGCGTTCTCTCATTCAAACAGCAGGACGTGCTGCCAGAAATTCAGAGGGGCTTGTCATACTCTATGGTGATACCATTACTGAATCAATGAAAAAGGCCTTGGAAGAGACAAAAAGGAGGAGGGCTATTCAAGAACAGTATAATTTAGACCATGGCCTTGTACCCAAAACTATCATGAAATCCCCAAAAGAGGCCCTTGCAGCCCTTTATGAGACAGAAGAACAGATTACTTCAGAGACTCTGGGCGAAAAGGATACCCTTTATCACGGAACAGATCTGAGTGAAGGAGATTTAAAGAAGCTTCTGAAGAAAATCGAAAGAGAAATGAAAGAGGCTGCAAAGCAATTGGATTTTGAACGCGCCGCAATTTTAAGGGATCAATTTTTGGAATTAAGAGTCCGTCTGGAATCAAAAAAATAG
- a CDS encoding PilZ domain-containing protein, producing the protein MDCPFFADDICLIPDSGMYIPLTIHKDFYCLGRYSECVRYKQYENSGREKEDDRRKYNRIRKIIPCATQTAPDQPNSFTIDMSLGGMRIMLAEPLKQGECYDFWLYGENRRPLMDITACVRWTKPSFLDGWYEAGLAFTPSVHEEYRERLVQILSS; encoded by the coding sequence ATGGATTGCCCATTTTTTGCAGATGACATTTGTCTAATCCCGGATAGCGGTATGTATATCCCACTAACTATCCACAAAGATTTTTATTGTCTGGGCAGATATTCAGAATGTGTAAGGTATAAGCAGTATGAAAATTCTGGCAGAGAAAAAGAAGATGATAGGAGAAAGTATAACAGGATAAGGAAAATTATACCCTGTGCAACGCAGACGGCACCAGATCAGCCAAATAGTTTTACAATTGACATGAGTCTTGGTGGAATGCGGATTATGCTAGCAGAACCATTGAAACAGGGGGAATGCTATGACTTCTGGCTATATGGTGAAAATAGAAGGCCATTAATGGATATAACTGCATGCGTCAGGTGGACAAAGCCAAGTTTTTTAGACGGTTGGTATGAGGCAGGTCTGGCTTTTACACCATCAGTCCATGAGGAATATAGGGAGAGGCTGGTTCAAATATTGAGTAGCTAA
- a CDS encoding AAA family ATPase, producing MEIVIRGVFENNLKIDELRLPLWKVICLIGPSGSGKSTLAREVLYKEGKRLYLEGLGLKAEQWSFNDFHRPKAEFIKGLPPTIYLDQIPERFTSRSSLASYADLSTPLRLLFSILGQAFCPSCNIPIKKTSISSIKTHLLGLSPGTPFAIMTPIPKPITTIPLKEALEWIIKQGFVRIEINDEFILVEDISDLDKVKDLKKVNIVIDRLILKEGVDARIEDAIRVAESLGSRVIRCLILPKKGVSQKESLEFSLDMTCPRCLTNFPELGPHLLSRRHPLGQCPDCKGSGCNSCDNTGLSPFSRTLKLHGLSYTQVLEKNVLEVSSFLNSFSSSSIEHEIAGPIYTSLKDKLATLQKANLSYLELSRPLTSISRGELQRLRICVQIHRALSGTLVILDEPTIGLHPKEFGLLKKLVDELKATGNTVLIIEHDESILKYSDWVCELGPGSGERGGKVVFNGPVREYLKTQGKNNGINSSRSVKKDTTHNRIKPHRAPSTHLTVRIHNEASIKIPLNAITVITGVSGSGKTTFAMKTLVPKLKDRRLTCHILDQSPLRGGKTSLISTYLGIFTEIRELFSKTKEARLRGFMSSFFSLSKDGGRCAECKGTGYTNLDLKYLPPIDVKCPICDGRRYREDVMKCYYKGKNIHEVLSMTVGEAVNFFSRIPAIRSPLQSLVSSGLHYLVLGQPISTLSGGERMRLRLSLILSKKIRAKKSLTNHALILDEPSAGLYIDDLRSLVNQIKTLVNNGMTVIIIDHEELILDAANMIIEFEPGGGPSGGRIINATNSLGG from the coding sequence ATGGAGATTGTAATCCGAGGAGTATTTGAAAACAATTTAAAAATAGATGAACTCAGACTCCCTTTGTGGAAGGTTATTTGTTTAATAGGGCCCTCTGGCTCGGGGAAATCTACTCTGGCCAGAGAGGTCTTATATAAGGAAGGCAAGCGCCTCTATCTAGAGGGTTTAGGCCTAAAGGCTGAACAGTGGTCGTTCAATGATTTTCATAGACCCAAAGCAGAATTTATTAAGGGCCTGCCTCCAACAATATATCTGGATCAAATCCCAGAAAGGTTCACAAGCCGTTCCAGTCTTGCCTCTTACGCAGACCTTTCTACCCCATTAAGACTCCTATTCTCAATATTGGGGCAGGCTTTCTGCCCTTCATGTAATATCCCAATAAAAAAGACATCCATATCCTCAATTAAAACCCATCTACTGGGATTGTCTCCAGGAACGCCTTTTGCCATCATGACCCCAATACCCAAACCAATCACCACTATTCCCCTAAAAGAGGCGTTGGAATGGATCATAAAACAGGGTTTTGTCCGTATAGAGATAAATGACGAATTCATTTTAGTAGAAGACATCTCAGACCTTGACAAAGTTAAAGACCTCAAAAAGGTAAACATCGTAATTGACAGGCTCATCTTAAAAGAAGGAGTCGATGCTAGAATCGAAGACGCTATTAGAGTCGCAGAATCCCTGGGCTCAAGAGTCATTAGGTGCCTTATATTGCCTAAAAAAGGTGTTTCCCAAAAGGAATCTCTAGAATTCTCTCTTGACATGACCTGCCCTAGATGCCTGACGAATTTTCCGGAATTGGGCCCTCACCTTCTATCTCGTAGGCACCCTCTGGGACAGTGTCCAGACTGTAAAGGCAGTGGCTGCAATTCGTGTGACAATACTGGTTTGAGTCCGTTTAGTAGAACACTAAAACTTCATGGGCTATCATACACCCAAGTCCTGGAAAAAAATGTTTTGGAAGTTTCTAGCTTTTTAAATAGTTTCTCCTCCTCTTCTATAGAGCACGAAATAGCAGGTCCTATTTACACTTCTCTCAAGGATAAATTGGCAACCTTACAAAAAGCTAATCTTTCTTATCTCGAATTATCAAGGCCCCTTACTTCAATATCGCGAGGAGAACTGCAAAGACTCAGAATCTGTGTCCAAATACATAGGGCCCTTAGCGGCACACTAGTGATTCTAGACGAGCCCACCATCGGGCTTCATCCAAAGGAATTTGGCCTCCTCAAAAAGCTTGTTGATGAGCTAAAAGCAACAGGGAACACAGTACTTATAATAGAACACGATGAATCAATCTTAAAATATTCCGATTGGGTATGCGAATTGGGGCCAGGCAGCGGAGAACGAGGAGGAAAAGTTGTATTCAATGGTCCTGTAAGAGAATATTTAAAAACACAGGGCAAAAATAACGGGATAAATTCTTCTAGATCAGTCAAAAAGGATACAACCCATAACCGGATCAAACCCCATAGAGCCCCTTCAACTCACCTTACAGTTAGGATTCATAATGAGGCCTCCATAAAAATTCCATTAAATGCCATCACAGTAATTACTGGGGTTTCAGGTTCAGGTAAGACTACATTTGCCATGAAGACCCTGGTACCGAAGCTAAAAGATAGGAGGCTGACTTGCCATATTCTTGACCAATCTCCTTTAAGGGGGGGAAAGACGTCTTTAATATCCACGTACCTAGGGATATTCACTGAAATTAGAGAACTTTTTTCAAAGACCAAAGAAGCTAGGCTCAGAGGGTTCATGAGTTCTTTTTTCAGTCTATCAAAAGATGGTGGGCGATGTGCAGAATGTAAAGGAACCGGTTACACAAACCTTGATCTCAAATACCTTCCACCTATAGATGTCAAATGTCCTATATGTGATGGAAGGCGTTACAGAGAGGACGTGATGAAATGTTACTACAAGGGAAAAAATATTCATGAAGTGTTGTCTATGACTGTTGGTGAAGCGGTCAATTTTTTTTCAAGAATTCCAGCAATTCGTTCCCCCCTACAATCCCTTGTTAGTTCTGGATTGCACTATCTTGTCTTAGGGCAACCCATTTCTACCCTTTCTGGAGGCGAACGCATGAGACTCCGCCTAAGCCTCATATTGTCTAAGAAAATAAGGGCAAAAAAATCCCTTACTAACCATGCGCTTATATTAGATGAACCTAGTGCTGGGCTTTATATAGATGATCTACGGTCACTAGTAAACCAGATCAAAACTCTTGTGAATAATGGTATGACTGTGATTATAATTGACCACGAAGAATTGATATTAGATGCAGCAAACATGATCATAGAGTTTGAACCTGGGGGCGGTCCATCTGGTGGGAGAATCATTAATGCTACAAATTCACTAGGTGGCTGA
- a CDS encoding AtpZ/AtpI family protein has protein sequence MRPETKKYLNEIFRILAHASTMGAAMVFSTFAGVWFGYWLDTDVFEGRTHPWFTIIFFLFGLAGGIKNLLLLSNRLKKKTEQWSKEEREKSLNNAKKQAEIKTEPKPQTQKSQDLPEDWDDDD, from the coding sequence ATGAGACCTGAGACTAAGAAATACCTAAATGAGATCTTTCGTATTCTAGCCCATGCTTCCACCATGGGTGCTGCCATGGTCTTTTCAACCTTTGCCGGGGTCTGGTTCGGTTACTGGCTGGATACGGACGTCTTTGAGGGAAGAACCCATCCATGGTTTACTATAATCTTTTTTCTATTTGGATTGGCAGGAGGTATAAAAAACCTGCTTTTATTGAGTAATCGGCTGAAGAAAAAGACAGAACAGTGGAGTAAGGAAGAACGTGAAAAAAGCCTTAATAATGCGAAAAAACAGGCAGAAATAAAGACAGAGCCCAAGCCACAGACCCAAAAGTCTCAAGACCTTCCAGAGGACTGGGACGACGATGATTAG
- the atpE gene encoding ATP synthase F0 subunit C, translating into MKRKSLLISGLSFMFVLAFSALAMAAGEGAGTADTGLIMAASLIAAGLAVGGAGGGCGAGMGNCARGLLEGTARNPEMAGKLTVSMFITFALIETFTIYALVIGLIALYANPFLG; encoded by the coding sequence ATGAAAAGGAAGAGTTTATTGATTTCCGGTCTGAGTTTTATGTTTGTCCTGGCCTTCAGTGCACTGGCCATGGCCGCAGGTGAAGGAGCCGGAACTGCAGATACAGGGCTGATCATGGCTGCCTCACTTATAGCAGCAGGTCTGGCTGTCGGCGGCGCAGGTGGCGGATGTGGTGCTGGAATGGGTAACTGTGCTCGAGGCCTTCTTGAGGGAACTGCCAGGAACCCTGAAATGGCTGGTAAGCTGACTGTGTCCATGTTCATTACCTTTGCTCTTATTGAAACATTTACTATTTACGCCTTGGTTATCGGTCTGATTGCCCTTTATGCCAATCCTTTCTTGGGATAA
- the atpB gene encoding F0F1 ATP synthase subunit A yields MEHPLLFLSIVLDALGLPAHGGDTVLAQVLAPHMQYDYLAMIICVVLAILATRRMEIIPRGLQNVMEMFVGGLEDFVTEQVGDRQKARMIFPMVATFGYVILISNYMGLIPGFMSPTANINVTLGYTVIAIVAYHALGIRFHGFKYIKHFMGPIPVMAPFFLVVETFSHIGRIASLSIRLFGNMMSKEMLLGLLFTMAGPYLAPLPIMLLGTLVCLLQAFIFVVLPVTYCAEAMAEAH; encoded by the coding sequence ATGGAACATCCGTTGCTTTTTTTGTCCATTGTCTTGGATGCTCTAGGCCTGCCTGCCCATGGGGGGGACACAGTTCTTGCCCAGGTACTGGCGCCACACATGCAGTATGACTATTTGGCCATGATTATATGCGTCGTATTGGCAATATTGGCCACCAGGCGCATGGAGATCATTCCTAGGGGACTACAGAATGTGATGGAGATGTTTGTCGGCGGACTAGAGGATTTTGTTACAGAACAGGTCGGTGACAGACAGAAGGCTAGGATGATCTTCCCTATGGTCGCTACCTTTGGATATGTGATTCTGATCTCCAACTATATGGGGCTCATTCCAGGCTTTATGTCGCCTACTGCCAATATCAACGTAACCCTTGGTTATACAGTTATAGCGATCGTTGCCTATCATGCCCTGGGTATCCGGTTTCACGGCTTCAAGTACATCAAGCATTTCATGGGACCTATTCCGGTCATGGCACCCTTCTTCCTGGTAGTTGAAACCTTCAGCCATATCGGAAGAATCGCCTCGCTCTCCATTCGTCTCTTTGGGAATATGATGTCAAAGGAGATGCTGCTGGGGCTGCTCTTCACCATGGCTGGACCATATTTGGCACCACTTCCAATCATGTTGTTGGGCACCCTGGTCTGTTTGTTGCAGGCATTTATTTTCGTAGTTCTGCCTGTTACATACTGTGCAGAGGCAATGGCTGAAGCACATTAG
- a CDS encoding ATP synthase subunit I gives MLMWIGELDEGLAKRFLIGIWFILVALLAGANVWWTPEGVRGIALGGVVAALNAVGVLRDTKRIVKWRSQIVYFIGMFTRLLLAIIVIGTFVLKFPGKFSLVGIFVGVSVVPITFFLLVIQMKLVRKKNPN, from the coding sequence ATGTTGATGTGGATAGGCGAGCTCGATGAAGGCCTTGCAAAGCGGTTTTTAATCGGAATCTGGTTTATCCTGGTAGCGTTGCTTGCAGGGGCCAATGTCTGGTGGACCCCTGAAGGTGTAAGGGGAATTGCCCTTGGTGGAGTGGTTGCCGCTTTGAATGCTGTCGGCGTCTTGAGAGACACGAAACGCATCGTAAAATGGCGTTCCCAGATAGTATACTTTATAGGAATGTTTACCAGGCTGCTCCTTGCCATTATAGTAATCGGTACCTTTGTTCTGAAATTCCCTGGTAAATTCAGTTTGGTAGGGATATTTGTTGGTGTCTCAGTAGTTCCAATTACCTTTTTTCTGCTGGTGATCCAGATGAAGCTTGTAAGGAAGAAAAACCCAAACTAG
- a CDS encoding AtpZ/AtpI family protein — MRPETKKHLNEILRSLSHASTMGVAMVFSTFAGVWFGYWLDRDVFDGRTHPWFTIVFFLFGLAGGIRNLFLLNDRNKRKLEQWSRE, encoded by the coding sequence ATGAGACCTGAGACCAAGAAACACCTCAACGAAATCCTGCGTAGCCTATCCCACGCATCTACTATGGGCGTAGCCATGGTATTCTCAACCTTTGCCGGGGTCTGGTTCGGTTACTGGCTGGACAGAGACGTCTTTGATGGGAGGACCCATCCATGGTTTACTATAGTCTTCTTCCTATTCGGACTTGCAGGAGGTATAAGGAACCTGTTTTTGTTGAATGATCGGAACAAGAGAAAGCTGGAACAATGGAGCAGGGAATAG
- the atpE gene encoding ATP synthase F0 subunit C: MRKKSLLISSLSFLFVLAFSALAMAAGEGAGTADTGLIMAASLIAAGLAVGGAGGGCGAGMGNCARGLLEGTARNPEMAGKLTVSMFITFALIETFTIYALVIGLIALYANPFLG; this comes from the coding sequence ATGAGAAAGAAGAGTTTATTGATTTCTAGTCTGAGTTTTTTGTTTGTCTTGGCCTTCAGCGCACTGGCCATGGCCGCAGGTGAAGGAGCTGGAACTGCAGATACAGGGCTAATCATGGCTGCCTCACTTATAGCAGCAGGTCTGGCTGTCGGCGGCGCAGGTGGCGGATGTGGTGCTGGAATGGGTAACTGTGCTCGAGGCCTCCTTGAGGGAACTGCCAGGAACCCTGAAATGGCTGGTAAGCTGACTGTGTCCATGTTCATTACCTTTGCTCTTATTGAAACATTTACTATTTACGCCTTGGTTATTGGTCTGATTGCCCTTTATGCCAATCCTTTCCTTGGATAA
- the hemL gene encoding glutamate-1-semialdehyde 2,1-aminomutase, translating to MGQNISKIYFEKAKEVIPGGVNSPVRACKSVGCDPPFVKEAQGCYIYDEDGNFYIDYVCSWGPMILGHLHPHVVSAVEEALRQGTSFGAPTWREVELAERITQLVPSIEKVRLVNSGTEATMSAIRLARGFTGRKKIVKFDGCYHGHADSFLVKAGSGVATLGIPGSPGVPEEIVANTIAIPFNDLDALKAVFDKEAKEIAAVIVEPVPANMGVILPKEGYLETLRKWTKELDIVLIFDEVITGFRLGLGGAQEYFGVIPDLTCLGKIIGGGLPVGAYGGRRDIMDMIAPEGPVYQAGTLSGNPLATAAGIATLDVLMRPGTYEALEEKAQRLEEGLCSVAADLGITCATQRIGSMMTTFFGTSGPVTNFDDALSSNTEMYGAFFREMLEQNIWLAPSQFEAAFVSLAHDWEDIENTIASAYEAMRELV from the coding sequence ATGGGGCAGAACATTTCCAAGATCTATTTTGAAAAGGCAAAAGAAGTGATTCCAGGTGGCGTAAATAGCCCTGTGCGCGCTTGTAAGTCTGTGGGATGCGATCCTCCATTCGTAAAAGAGGCACAAGGGTGTTACATATATGATGAGGACGGTAACTTTTATATAGATTACGTGTGTTCGTGGGGTCCCATGATCTTAGGGCATTTACATCCCCATGTTGTATCCGCCGTGGAGGAGGCGCTTAGGCAGGGTACAAGCTTTGGCGCTCCAACATGGAGGGAGGTAGAATTGGCTGAGCGTATTACGCAGCTCGTGCCTTCCATTGAAAAGGTGAGGCTCGTAAATTCTGGTACTGAGGCTACTATGAGCGCCATCAGGCTAGCCCGGGGGTTTACTGGCAGGAAGAAGATAGTGAAGTTCGACGGATGCTATCATGGGCATGCAGATTCATTTCTTGTGAAGGCAGGCTCAGGGGTGGCCACTCTCGGTATACCAGGAAGCCCTGGTGTGCCTGAAGAGATAGTTGCCAATACCATTGCAATTCCATTTAACGACTTAGACGCCCTCAAGGCCGTCTTTGACAAAGAGGCCAAAGAGATTGCCGCTGTCATAGTCGAGCCTGTGCCAGCCAATATGGGGGTAATCCTGCCAAAAGAGGGGTATTTGGAGACTCTCAGGAAGTGGACTAAGGAACTCGACATTGTTTTAATTTTCGACGAGGTCATTACAGGCTTTAGGCTTGGGCTAGGAGGAGCACAGGAGTATTTTGGGGTCATCCCGGATCTTACTTGTCTAGGCAAGATAATAGGAGGCGGCCTTCCTGTTGGGGCATATGGTGGAAGAAGAGATATAATGGATATGATAGCCCCTGAAGGACCGGTCTACCAGGCAGGGACCCTATCTGGGAATCCTCTTGCCACTGCCGCAGGCATTGCAACCTTGGATGTGCTCATGAGGCCAGGTACGTATGAAGCTCTGGAAGAGAAGGCTCAAAGACTTGAGGAAGGGCTGTGTAGTGTGGCTGCTGATCTTGGGATAACCTGTGCCACCCAAAGGATTGGCTCCATGATGACCACGTTCTTTGGAACCTCTGGGCCAGTAACCAATTTTGACGATGCCCTTTCATCCAATACTGAGATGTATGGTGCATTTTTCCGGGAAATGCTTGAACAGAATATATGGCTTGCCCCATCCCAGTTTGAGGCGGCCTTCGTATCATTAGCGCACGATTGGGAAGACATTGAAAATACGATTGCTTCGGCCTATGAAGCAATGCGCGAGCTTGTGTAA
- a CDS encoding 4Fe-4S binding protein: MDLKNYKVIKLVRIAVQGSFALFCLYIGYRFFCFYEWAIGNSEQFVPRPPSVEAFLPISALLGLRRLIQTGQYDMIHPAGLTILIAAIAIAFVFRKGFCGWICPVGFLSSIVEKIGRFLKVRIPIKRGIGVILGLPKYVLLAFFLYVIFFKMDLKSVDAFIQSPYNVAVDAKMLKFFLHPSSTTIYVITFLAIASLFVANIWCRYLCPYGAFLGIISILSPTRIKRDPESCINCKRCKEACPSGIAVSEKLEIFDPDCIGCEECVASCPKKGCLTPSFMGRSMNPFLLPIGIVGLFLAFWVVAKLTGLWDTVVSPLMFKKFYSMMNSFGHPSF, encoded by the coding sequence ATGGATCTGAAGAACTATAAGGTCATAAAGTTAGTAAGAATCGCTGTACAGGGATCGTTTGCACTTTTTTGTCTTTACATTGGTTATAGGTTTTTTTGCTTCTATGAATGGGCCATTGGAAACAGTGAACAATTTGTTCCCAGGCCCCCGTCTGTAGAGGCCTTTCTCCCAATAAGTGCCCTACTTGGCCTAAGGAGGCTTATTCAAACGGGGCAATACGATATGATTCATCCAGCTGGGCTAACTATTTTAATAGCGGCCATAGCGATAGCATTTGTTTTTAGAAAGGGATTTTGCGGGTGGATCTGTCCAGTTGGCTTTTTGTCGAGTATTGTGGAGAAAATAGGCCGCTTTTTAAAAGTAAGGATCCCTATAAAGAGAGGGATTGGTGTCATTTTGGGGCTTCCTAAATATGTGCTTCTAGCCTTTTTCCTATATGTAATATTTTTTAAAATGGATTTAAAGTCTGTGGATGCATTTATCCAGAGTCCCTATAATGTCGCAGTTGATGCAAAGATGTTAAAGTTTTTCTTGCACCCTTCGTCTACTACTATTTATGTGATCACATTCTTGGCAATTGCCTCTTTGTTTGTAGCAAATATTTGGTGTAGATATTTGTGCCCTTATGGTGCCTTTTTAGGGATAATTTCCATTTTGAGTCCAACTCGTATAAAACGTGATCCAGAAAGTTGTATAAACTGTAAGAGGTGTAAAGAGGCATGTCCATCGGGCATTGCAGTATCTGAGAAACTAGAAATTTTCGATCCAGACTGCATCGGATGTGAAGAATGTGTGGCTAGTTGTCCTAAAAAGGGCTGTTTGACCCCTTCTTTTATGGGTAGAAGCATGAATCCATTTCTGTTGCCCATAGGCATTGTAGGCCTATTTCTTGCCTTTTGGGTCGTTGCTAAGCTTACAGGGCTTTGGGATACTGTGGTTTCTCCATTGATGTTTAAGAAGTTCTATTCAATGATGAACTCATTTGGACATCCATCTTTTTAG